The Flavobacteriales bacterium genome contains the following window.
GTACCATTGGATGTATTCTTTTCCGACCCCTTTAGCGGATTAACCATATACGGAGGTTTAATTACTGCTTTTCTTGCTGCTGTAATTTATTTAAGAAAGTATAAAATGCCCTTATTGCATTTTATGGACGCTGTAGCTCCAGGACTCATGCTTTCTTATGGAATTGGACGCCTTGGTTGTCATATTAGTGGAGATGGTGATTGGGGAATTGTCAACAACTCCCCAACACCATCTTGGTTTCCTGAATGGTTATGGAAATACAACTATCCCAACAACGTACTTAATGAGGGGATAGCTATTCCCAATTGTATCTATAACGATTATTGCTTTCAACTCGCCGAACCTGTTTATCCTACTCCTCTATATGAAGCTTTTGCTGCCCTTATCTTATTTTTGATTTTATGGAACTTAAGAACTAAAATCAAAATAGCAGGTCAACTCTTCTTTGTTTATTTAACACTCAATGGTCTAGAACGTTTTTTTATTGAAAAAATCAGAGTTAATGCCGTGTATAATCTAGCTGGTTTTTCCATTACTCAAGCAGAAATCATTGCTGTTCTCTTTATGCTTATTGGAATTACAGGGTACTTTTGGTTAAAAAAACACCACTCCACATCCAGCAGCAGTTAAATAAAATCGAACATATACCAGTTTTAAACTGTTCTTAAAACCAAAAAAACTACTATTTTTAGAGTTTAACTTACTAAAAGCATTACTTTTAAGAAAAATTATAATTATGAAATTAGCCAAATTAATATTGATGACCAGTATCGTCCTTGTATTTACGAGTTGCGGTGAAACAACAGAGAACAAAACAGCTGATTCCCATAAAGGAGAGGAGACAACTGTAGAAAATTCTGAAACAGCGCAATCATCCAACTCCAACGGACATGCGTGCGACTATCTTTCTGAGGAGTACATCCGATCTAAGTTCCCAAATGCTGAAAATATTAAACCTCATTCATCGGATAGTCCCTACCCTACTTGTTCTTATATTTTTCAAGAGAATGGAGAGCATTATACTATAGGACTTACAATAGCTAGAGCAGTTGGAGATGTATCTATGCTTGAAACCAGCATGTCTTTTATAAAAATGGACAAAACAGCACTTGAAGGCTTTGGAGAAAAAGCTTATTATATACCTAAATTAGGACAGATTTCTCTCTATCAATCAGGTAATTTAATTCATGTTAATTGTTCAGATGGCTTAAAAAACACAGGAAGAGAAGCACTAGCAAAAGAAATTGCTAAGGAGCTTTTGAGTAAAATGAACTAATTATGCTAAAAACAAGTCTTCTCGCTTCTCTTTTATTTCTTGGTAACCTTTGCTTTGGGCAAGATAAAATCACGGTTAATTTTAACGGAAAAGTCTACGACAAGCAGGTCTTCCTTGAGAAAAAATATTCTAATTCTGCAGAACTACTTATCAGTGCATTTGAATTAAAGATTCCCCAAGCTGAGCTAGTTTCGGATGGCAAACAACAAAAAAAAGGGTTTCGATTCATCTTTTCAATTGACAATCATGAAGCTGTAACTCCACTAAAGAAAGGAGACACACTTATACTCGATCGTACGGCATGGGAACGCGAAAAACAAGCCTATGCGCAGCATGAAAAAGCCGCTAAATCTGACGAATACCAAACCTTGAAACAGCAGTCTGATGCATTAAATCAAAAAGTTGAAGCTAAAACAGAGCGAATGCAAGAATTGGCGCTATTAATCGCTCAAGGTGATCAAAATGCGCTTAAAGAATTAGAGCAATTAACGAATGAATTAGCAAATGCTGTTGAACAGAGTAGTGTCACAACTGTTAAAGTAACTCCAGAAGACGATCATACTCCTTATTTTAACCTTACTTTTTACATCCCCTACAAAAATGAGAAAGGAGAAAACT
Protein-coding sequences here:
- a CDS encoding prolipoprotein diacylglyceryl transferase; the encoded protein is MYPTLYHLVYDIFGIEIHFFNHFNMFGLLVAFAFLGANYFFTKEVLRKEKEGLIPNEEGKTTPKEHVSMLTLIAIIFGFIGAKLFAWLEDPVPLDVFFSDPFSGLTIYGGLITAFLAAVIYLRKYKMPLLHFMDAVAPGLMLSYGIGRLGCHISGDGDWGIVNNSPTPSWFPEWLWKYNYPNNVLNEGIAIPNCIYNDYCFQLAEPVYPTPLYEAFAALILFLILWNLRTKIKIAGQLFFVYLTLNGLERFFIEKIRVNAVYNLAGFSITQAEIIAVLFMLIGITGYFWLKKHHSTSSSS